A single region of the Candidatus Melainabacteria bacterium genome encodes:
- a CDS encoding CoA transferase — MPITLLNGIKVLDLSRLLPGPMCTLHLADMGAEVIKIEEPKKGDYSRFIPPIQKINSNFFLALNRNKYSMTLDLTKEEGKNIFLKLLKTTDVVIESFRPGVTKKLGIDYSVVKKENPKVVYCSITGYGQTGPYRDKAGHDLNYCSYLGIIREPSIPGFQIADIVGGALNATMGILAALVYKKTTGQGQYLDVSMMDGTLAHQATELSSLRSLNEKDENISNTDLLTGKVPCYNIYKTADERFLAIAAIELKFWRIFCETINRKDLIPHHMVTGDKAAKVKDELTKIFKTKTLNEWIEYFKNVDCCVSPVLTFKEAVINEQIKARNMFLTEEHPIEGKVTQFGFPIKFSDFNFDIEKHAPMLGEDTEKMLKGLGYSDDEIKNLKLEGVI; from the coding sequence ATGCCAATTACGCTTCTTAACGGAATTAAAGTATTAGATCTCAGCAGACTATTGCCAGGTCCAATGTGTACTTTACATTTAGCAGATATGGGAGCAGAAGTTATAAAAATAGAAGAGCCTAAAAAAGGAGATTATAGCCGCTTTATTCCACCTATACAAAAAATTAATTCTAACTTTTTCTTAGCACTAAATAGAAATAAATATTCTATGACTTTAGATCTTACTAAAGAAGAAGGGAAAAATATTTTTTTAAAATTGTTAAAAACTACAGATGTAGTTATAGAAAGTTTTAGACCTGGAGTAACTAAAAAGTTAGGCATTGATTACAGTGTTGTTAAAAAAGAAAATCCAAAAGTAGTTTATTGTTCTATTACTGGTTATGGACAAACTGGACCATATCGCGACAAAGCAGGCCATGATTTAAATTATTGTTCTTACTTGGGTATTATTAGAGAACCTTCTATACCAGGTTTTCAGATAGCAGATATTGTTGGCGGTGCACTTAATGCTACTATGGGCATTTTAGCTGCATTGGTATATAAGAAAACTACTGGACAAGGTCAATATCTAGATGTGTCTATGATGGATGGAACACTAGCACACCAGGCTACAGAATTATCAAGCCTGAGATCTCTGAATGAAAAAGATGAAAATATTTCTAATACAGATTTATTAACCGGAAAAGTGCCTTGTTATAATATCTACAAAACAGCTGATGAAAGATTTTTAGCTATTGCTGCTATTGAGCTTAAGTTTTGGAGAATCTTTTGTGAGACTATTAATAGAAAGGATTTAATACCTCATCACATGGTTACTGGGGATAAAGCAGCAAAAGTTAAAGATGAACTAACTAAAATATTTAAAACTAAAACTCTTAATGAATGGATAGAATATTTTAAGAATGTTGATTGCTGTGTGTCACCAGTATTAACTTTCAAGGAAGCTGTAATAAATGAACAAATTAAAGCAAGAAATATGTTTCTTACTGAAGAACACCCAATTGAAGGTAAAGTAACTCAATTTGGTTTTCCTATTAAGTTTAGTGATTTTAACTTTGATATAGAAAAGCATGCACCAATGCTTGGAGAAGATACAGAGAAGATGCTAAAAGGTTTAGGATATTCAGATGATGAAATAAAAAATCTTAAACTAGAAGGAGTAATTTGA
- a CDS encoding PIN domain-containing protein translates to MSGILMQSSFLLNSNIFIDYLKGLDYSKEFITKNKKTIYYCDINEKELIPLGTKIKKKKEVKKFLSNFNRIPIKADKRVFDIYANLVKKHDYLNVHKYDGLLASLAILKNLTLVTRNKKHFKPIEELKTRIFIEVGEEIVKITS, encoded by the coding sequence ATGAGTGGAATCCTAATGCAGAGTAGTTTTCTACTTAATAGCAACATATTTATTGATTACTTAAAAGGATTGGACTATTCAAAAGAATTTATTACTAAAAATAAAAAAACTATTTATTACTGTGATATAAATGAAAAAGAACTAATACCACTAGGTACAAAAATTAAGAAAAAGAAAGAAGTGAAAAAATTTTTATCTAACTTTAATAGAATTCCAATTAAAGCTGATAAAAGAGTTTTTGACATTTATGCAAACTTGGTGAAGAAACATGATTATCTAAATGTACATAAATATGATGGCTTGTTAGCTTCTTTAGCTATTCTTAAAAATCTAACACTTGTAACTAGGAACAAAAAACATTTTAAACCAATTGAAGAATTAAAAACAAGAATATTTATAGAAGTAGGAGAAGAAATTGTTAAAATTACTTCTTAG